The genomic stretch ATGCAGCGATCCGAGCATGAACGGTACCGAATGCTGGCGGTCGCGTACCGCACGGGTGCGGACGGTTATACAGCATATCCGGTAGCCGGTAACGGAACTCTAGGCAGGATCCTGACGGTAGGCGAACCCGGGACGTATCCTCAGGCACCTATGTCTGCGGAACATCATGTGACGACCTGCGGGGTGCGTTTCCCTCAACCCGAGGATGGACGCACTACCGCTGATGCCTCGCATTTGGCGAAGGTGCTTAGGAAGGTTCCTGCTGAGCCTTCATAGAGTGCAAAAGGCCCGCAGGCGTGACCTATGCCGAACTCCTAGCGTGGTGCTGTTGATGTCTCTGTTCTTCCCCCAATACCCATAGGGCGCTTTTAGAAGGCTTCTGCAATAATTTCAGGAATGCGCTCCGGGTTCACCAGATCGGGATGGGTACCGTTCTTCAACGTGACGGTACGGAACGAGCCCACATGAAGCTCCCAGCCGTGCGCATCCAGATAGGGTTGATCGTCATGGCTCACTCCAATCAATACGACTTTTCCGCCAAAGTTAAGGTGGTTCGAGCCGCGCATAAGGGCGGCAGAGGCACGCATAGATTCCAAACATACTTCTAGCTTGTCTTCGGGTAGATATCCCATAGCCGACCCGGCATCTCGCAGTCGTTCGAGCGTCTGTGGCAAGTCAAGAACGGTCTGCGCCGATACTTCGGGAAGACCGCCCATACGTAAGAGGGCACGAAAGCTCTCTTGCTCGTCCGGTTCAGGAATCCCCTGCCACTGTTCGACGGGGTATGCATCCAGAAGCGTAACCTGTTGTACATCGTAACCGGCAGTCTCGGCAAGCGCGGCTACCTCGACGGCGGCAGTACCGCCAACGGACCAGCCCATCAGGGAAAATTGTGATGGAAGCTGACGTTCCTCAAGGGTCTCACGAATACGCGCAAGATACCCCTCGGCGAGTTCACGAAGGCTCTGGGCGTAGCCAGCATTTGGGTTCGTGAATGCCTCATGTTGCAGTGCGTAAACCGACGGATGCCCGGGTATGTGGGGCAGGTAGGCGGCATAGCACCATCCCAGACCGCCGGCGGGCGGCAGGATAAAGAGCGGTACGGTATTTTTCGATGTTGCGGAGTCCGTCGAGTCCGCCTCACGCAGAGGCAGAACCGGGGCGAACTCGATATCAGGAGAATCCTCGTTCAAGGCCGCAGCGATCCCCTTGACCGTGGGATTAGCGAAGAGGGCACCAATACTGAGCATCTTTCCAAGGTTTTCTTCAATCTTGGCAATGACGGAAAGTGCCGCGAGGGAGTTACCACCTGCTGCTAAGAAGTCTTCGGTTACGCCGAATTGTGAGCGTCCCAGCACACCCGCGATAATCTCGCTAATTTGCTGTTCTAAAAGTCCATGGGGGCCGTCTGCGGTGTTGGTATCAAAGGTAAACTCGATCTGTGCCAGGTTTTTGCGATCTGTCTTGCCTGAGGGGCTAACCGGGAACTGAGCCGTGGTGTGCCATAGGCGCGGTACCATATAGTCCGGCAAGGTGTTCTCACAATGTTGGCGAGCCTGAGCAACGATACGGTTGCGTTCTGTTTCAGAAACGTCACCTATCTCTAGGAACGCCGTGAGAGCAGGTTCGGGCGTCTTCGTGTAGAGCAAAACGACGGCGCTATGGACTCCCTCAACGTGGGAGAGCGTAGTTTCGATATCGCCAAGCTCTAGACGTTGCCCATGTAATTTTACTTGGTGATCGGTACGACCACGGTAGAGGATGACTCCGCGAGGGTTTTTGGCCAAGGTGCCGGGTTCCTGGTTTGTGGCGGTGAGGTTCCACTCGGCAAGATCGCCAGTGCGGTAAAGTCGCTCCCCTGTGGCGTTGTCCAGGATAAAGGCTTGTGCAGTTGCCTCGGGATTGTTCTGATACCCCGCAGCAAGCTGTGCACCCGAAAGGTAGAGTTCCCCTACGAATCCGGGCGGTATCGGCTGTAAAGCCTGGTCGAGAATACGGGTTTGGGTGTTCCAAACGGGCTGCCCGATAGGAACAGTACTGCACTCTGGGTTTTGGGAGCTATCCCAGAAGGTAACATCGACGGCGGCTTCCGTAGGCCCATAAAGATTTAAAGGGTAAACACCCATAATATTATGCGCGCTGAGAATCTGATCCTTCTGAAGTGCCTCGCCCGAGCAGATAAGATAGCGCACATGGCGTTGCTGCTCCCCCGATCCAAAACCTGCTTCGGCTAAGGTACGTTTTGCGGAAGGGGCCTCCAAGAAGGCGGTAAGCATCGTGGGTACGAAATGCAGACAGGTAACGTTCTGTTCGGCGATAACACGCGCCAGGTAGGCCGGATCCCGGTGCCCATCAGGAGCGGCAATAACGACGGCTGCCCCTTCCTGAAGCGGCCAATAAAGCTCCCACACATGAACATCAAACGAGATAGGTGTTTTATGTAAGATGCGGTCCCCCGCGCGGTCTTGTGTGGATGCGCCGACCGGAATCTGTGACTGCTGCCAACGTAACCGGTTATCAATGGAACGATGACTAATCGCAACACCTTTGGGTCGCCCTGTCGAACCCGAGGTAAACAAGATATACGCGGTATCATCCAGTGCTGTGCCGATACCCGGGAATGTTTTTGCCTCGGGAACATCTACAAGGTTTAGAGGTTCTCCGACAGGATCAGTCAAGGAAGTAAATTCAAGTTGCTGCAGCCCGCACAAACTCTGCGTATTCGCCGGTTTTAACTCGGCCTCTGCAATAGGACTCAGCCCGGAACCATACACAAGCGCCGAACACTGCGCATCTTCCATCATGGAGCTCACACGTTCGGCCGGCAGATCCGGCAAAATCGGCACATAGACAAACCCTGCATAGAGCGCCGCATATAAGGCGATATATTGTTCAAGTCCTCGATGAAAACGTAGGCCTACAGCAGTTCCAGGGCACACGCCAGCTTCCAGCATCGCCTTTGCTAGGGCGCGGGCTCGCGCATCCAGCTCGTGATACGTGAGTACCTGCGAAAACTCATAGGCCTGCGGAGATTGCGGGGACAACGTACCGTCCTCGTCCGGCGCGCAGGCGTAGAGTGCGGGTTCGTTCGGGTAGCGTGTGAGCGCATCCTGAAAACGCTGAAGCAAAGTTTTATACTCTATCGGATGTGCGGTAGCGTTAAACGATTCCAGCAGCTCTACTTCATGCGGTAACGCAGTCGTCAGGGTATCCATCGACCGCTCCTCAAGGGCAGCCTGAGCCCAAGATTCCAACCAATTTTGCAGGTGCCGGGCGTGAAATTCTACGTGTTCGCGGGTATACAGGTTCGGGTTGGCATCAAGCTCCACAGAAATTGTGTGACCGCGCCCGGGTATGCCTCGCAGGGTAATGGTCATATCCGCAACTGGCCCCGCAGATATGTTATGAATATATCCCACAGAAGCAGGCGCGTTTTCGGTAGGTGCGCCTAGCGGTAAAGCGGCATCAAACGGTATAACATTGATCTGGGCGCCAAAGAGGCGGCTGTCATTGGACTGCGCTAAACGTTCTAGGTCTTCTTGTCGAGCAAGCGGATGTGAGGCGTTTCGTGCATACTGGTTCTTTACGCTATCGAGTGCCTGTGCAATACTTCCCATACCTGAAACCTGTACAGGAAGCACGTTCACGGCGGTGGTTCCAGTCTGAGCGCTGGTCTTGCCGAGAGCACGGGTTTCTGCGGGAACCTGAGCCCCAAATATACGGTTCATCTGGGGTACACCAAAAGCAGCGCTTCTATGCACACCAATACGGGCCAGATAAGACCCTACGGCACCGGTTACAGTAACGGGCCAGGAGGTTCCGTACATTTTGCCAATTTCCAGCATATCTCGCTGTAATTTATCAGGCAGGGTCAGTACCTCACGCAAGGCCTGTGGTGCCGGTGATGCACTTCGTGCTGCCAGCGATGTATCGGGTTGGCTAAGTACTTCCACTTGCTCAGAAGTCCACAAGGCCAGGTCCTCTTCTCGGGCATGTTCGGCAGCGTGATCAGCCCGAAGAAGCTCCATTAGAGAGGCGCGTTTAACAGTAGGCAGAGGTTTTCCAGCGCTCAATGCACGATAGATAGCTGCTACGCGAGATAGACCGTTAAACGCCGCAAAACCGTCTGCCACCACATGGCTAAAGCTGTGGTAAACCCAGAGTTTACCCCCGTAGTATGTGACAGCGGAGCGTACCGTAACACCCGCATCGGTCCTCAATGGTTCGCTGATCAGCTCGGATGCCCAGCCACGCACCGCTGCCGGAACAGGATTCTGTTCTTCCGTTTCTTCCTGAATCTGGAGGGAAATTACCGGAAGTACCTCAAGATTAGTCAAAAACTCATCAAGTGGTATGACTCGTTGCTCAGGGCGTCCAGTCTGCACGCGCGTCTGCACCCGGAAACCTTCATTTTCACGATAGAGCTGAATAAATGCCTCACGCAGGTAATCAAGATTCGTCTCGGGCGGGCACTCCATGATCTCTGCCGTGTTATAGCAGGGATTTTTGGGATCGATAATAGCGGCAAGATAAATACCTTGAGCGCTTTTGGTCAGGGGAATCCAGTCATGTTTGGACCCACTATGCTCGGTGATGCTCATAGTCCGGTCTATTCTTTCAGGCGGTGTCGTGTGTTGGTTGGGTGAGTATCGGCCTTATACAGGTACCGATTTCGTCAAAGTTAGCTGATGCGAGTGAGCAAAAATTCGACGGTCGGGTTTTCTACCAGTTCAGTGAATTCGATAGTAATCCCCTTGCCCGCGAGGTCATCGAGCAGGGCAAAAGCGCCCATTGAGTCCATCCCCAGAGAAAAAAGGTCGGTCGTAGACTCGGAAAATGCGGTATCCAGCGAATCTGCCTCGTGGATGTACTGAGCAAGCAGGGGGCGAAGAGTAGTCTCTGCGGACATTATGTTCCTCTCTGGCATCATGTCTTATGTATGCCAAAATTTATATACACATAAATTGTAGATGAGGTTCCCCTACATGAAAACTATGTAAACCTTTACATCACCGTCATATAGCGGGTGTTGACCACCTATACGTGACTATTATTCTCTGCGCATGCCTCACAGAGCACCTGCTTTTGAGTTAAACTTCCGGGGTAAGAACCTCAAGATTCTTACCCCGGTATTATGGTATCCGCACGCTTATTTAGCCCGCGCTAATGCTTAGCTTAGTTGCTCTTACTCCTGAGCCAGCATCTCAACTAGTTTAATGCGAAGTTCACGGCGTGAGATCTTACCCACGTTTGTGGTTGGCAGAGAGCTCAATACCTGTACACGTTCGGGGATCTTAAAATCAGCCAGCTTCTTTTCAGTGAAATACTCGTACATGGTACGGCGCGGATTCTCACCGAGCGATTTCCCAGCCTGAAGTACGACTATCAAGCAGACGCGCTCACCCACAGTTTCATCGGGCAGACCAAGGGCTACTGCATCCAAAATATCCGGATGCTCTAACGCCAACTCCTCAATTTCATCCACCGAGATCTTCTCACCGTTACGGTTAATCTGATCTTTAGCGCGTCCAGTAACTTCAAGATACTTTCCCGCGACTATACGCACGATATCGCCCGTGCGGTAGAAACCGTCTTCAGTAAAGCTGAGCTGATTAGCGTTTTCTTCGCGATAATACCCGCGAATCGTGTAGGGTCCGCGCGTGAGGAGGTGACCGCTCTGCCCTGGCTCGACCGGGTTATCCTGTTCATCCACCACGCGGATTTCATCAGCCGAGCTGATAGGGTATCCCTGAGTATTCATGCGTATATAGGGTTCATCACGCAGACGAGTGTAATTCACCAACCCTTCCGCCATACCGAAGACCTGTTGTATGCTCACACCCAGGGTTGTTTCGAGCTCCCCCGCCACCGTCGGAGCAAGTTTCGATCCGCCCACCTGAAGCACGCGGAGCGAAGGCAGCTGCACGTCACGTTTCTTTACAGACGCCAGCCAGGCCTGCGCCAAGGGCGGTACGAGTGAGGTGAAGGTAACGCCTTCCATCTGAATCAGGTTAAGCGCCGTCTGAGGGCTAGGATCAGCAGCAAATACGAGCTTACCTTGCACACACATTACGCCCAGGATTCCGGGCGAACTCATCGTGAAATTATGTGCCGCAGGAAGCACCACCAACATGGTTGTGTTGTTATTCAGGTTGCAGATATCGGCGGAACCACGCACCGAGTACAAGTAGGCTGCGTGGGTGCGCGGAATTAGCTTTGACATACCGGTTGTACCGCCGGAAAGCTGCAAAAATGCGATCTGCTCGCTTGCCAGAGTATTTTGGGTATTCTGCACAACACCGGGATGGAACGGTTCAGCCAGCTCAGCCTCGCTCAACGGGGTTACCGGGAGCGCAGCATCAAGGGCAATAGGCGGTTCTAGACCATCAGCACGCATCGTCTGTGCCACATCGTCGGCGAGCGCTGCAAAATCTGCCCCCGGAGTTTTCGAGGAAAATATATGCGCAGCGGCATCAGTGCGGGTTGCAAAATGGACAAGCTCACTCGTGCGGTGCTGTGGCAGACAAAAGACCGGTAAGGCTCCTGCCCAAAAAATACCCATAAGATATATCAGGTATTCGGCGATATTTCCTAACTGTAAAAGCACACGATCGCCGGGTTGCACCCCGGCATTCTCTAGGCGACGTGCTGCGGCACGAGCAGCCGCCTCCAGCTCTCCATAGCTCAGTCGAATCTGCTGCGGTTTGCCCTCTGCGTCGCTCTGTGCATGCGAAAATGCCACTAACGCCGGAAAATGTGGTTTAGCACGGCAGGCATCAAGCAGAAACTCGGGTATGGTCTGATCGATCCAGTACCCTTCTTCACGGTAACGCCGTGCGAAATCCTCAGGAATCAGTGGGGTTTCGAGCAGTTCGGAGCGTTCCACAATCTGTTCGGTCATATTTATGTCTTTCTCGGCTATAAGATTTTAGGGGTTGGGCATAAGAATGCGATTCAGCGCGGGTATGATAGCTCCACGCCAGCAGGCGTAGTCGTGGCCGCCGTTGAATACAGTGTAGTTCAGGTGTGTGTCCACGGATTCGAGTTCCTGAATAAAACGCTGATGTGGCGGCAGCAGAATCCATTCCTGCTCACCTACCTCGATCTCAAGGTGAAGGTGGGACAGACGGTGCAGTTCATTGGCTTTACGCAGCTGTGAGAGTTTATCGAAAACCTGAGGCTGCCACAGCGAAGACGATTGAGCGATTGCCGCTCCGAAAGACTCTGGGCGCGAGAAAACCGCCAGCAGAGAAGACAGCCCGCCTAAGGATTGTCCGTTGATGATGATATCCTGTGGCTCTGGCCGCAGCCCGTGATGACGCTTCAAATGAGGGAGCGCTTCTTCCACAATATAGTCGGCTATAGGGCTGTCTCCGTTAAGCTCTTGCCAGCGGCGTTCTCGGCCGCCCGAGTGCAGAAAGAAGACATTCATATCTGGAATACGCCCGGCGGCACAGGCTCGGTTGAGCATATGCTCCATACCGTGCCCGTACCAGACTTCACCGTCGAAGAGGATAAAGAGCGGAGAATCAGGATGTGGGTTTCCTACTCGTCCCAACAAATATTCATGCCCGTCCGCAGTAGTCATCCAGTGCGGTTCAGGAAGGCTGTCGAGTTCCTGCTGGGTGAGCAGAAACTCATGAACCGGCGCATCGGCAAGCTCAACCACGCCCATACAACGGCCAATACGGTTGCAGACGGTCTTCGGGTTAAGCGGGTCGCCTTCACCAGAATCGAGAGCGGTGCGCAGTGTCACCTGATCGTCCTCCCCCAGCCAGATCGGGCGTTCCCCTGGCGGTGTGGGAATAAAGTTATAGGAAGCCCGCCAGTCGGTGCGCATCTGGAAGCTCAGCTCCCACCAATCGGTGCCTGGAATACGTTCCATCAGAGACAACGGCAGGTTTTTCTCATCTGTCAGTCTATTGACAAAAATGAGAACCTGCTCTGCCGTGGCATGCCGATACAGGAATGTGACAATGCGTTCGTTCTCATTCGCTGTTCCGTCGTCATAGTAAGCCTGCTCTATAAGTGGAGTCCCATCCGCTACGATCTCTGTGATGCGGGCGTTAAGTTCTTGCGCGTCCACGGCTTCGTTTACTATGCGCGTCATCAGCGGGCTGGGTACGCGCGGGGCAGGTGTTGGGCGCGGGGTTTTAGGCGGCATAGGACGCGCCATGATCTTTGACTTGAGATTCTGTGTGGTTTTATGTGGAAGGGTCTCAAAATCACCCATAAAAGGCTCCTTAGTGACCTTCGCGGGCGGCGGCAATTGCGTCCGCGGCAGTAGTAATCTCTTGGTGAGCTGCCGGAACTACCAGTGGTGTTCCGGTACAGGGGTCATCGCATATAACAGATTCTAGGTCGAAAACTTCCTGAATTAGCTCGGCAGTGACAATTTCCTGAGGATCACCCTGAGCGATAATCCTACCTTCCTTCATGAGCACCGCATGAGTGGCGTATCGGAAAGCTAGGTTCAGATCGTGTAGCACAACCGCAACGGTATGCCCCTCAGAGTGGAGCTTCTTGGTAAGGTTTAGCACCTCAATCTGGTGGGTAATATCCAGGTAGGTGGTTGGCTCGTCCAACAGAATCAAAGGCGTCTGCTGGGCAAGGGTCATGGCAATCCACACGCGCTGACGCTGACCGCCGGAAAGCGCCTCAATAGGACGTTCGGCCAGTTCCAACACGTTCGCGGCTTCCATAGCCTCAACGCAGGCCGCCTCATCTTTCTCAGACCAGGAACGCAGAAGGGATTGATGCGGGTACCGGCCGCGTGCCACAACATCCGCCACGGTCAACCCGGTGGGTGCCTCCGGCGTTTGAGGAAGCATGGCGAGAATCTGCGCGATGGAGCGGGATTTCATCTTTGAAAGCGGCAGACCATCAAGAAAGACCTTTCCGCCTTTGAGAGGATTCACACGCGCCAGAGCTTTGAGTAAGGTAGATTTACCGCAGGCGTTAGGACCCAAAATAACGGTAAGCTCACCCTCAAGCACCTTGAAGTCTATACCGCTGAGCACTGTGTGGTCGCCATAGGCTACGACCATGTCTTCGCCTGCGAGTCGGCTTTCGCTAATCTCTGCACAAGCCTTCACTAGCTCTTCTTCCTTTCAAGGTAAATCAGGTAAATCAGATATAAACCGCCCAGGGCGCCGGTAACCACACCGACCTGTAGGGTACGGCCGGGAATTGCAAACCTTCCAATAAGGTCTGAAGCCAGCACCATCAACGCACCCATGAGGGCAGATCCGAAAAGGGTAACGCCGCCGCTTCGCCCCAGAGTTTTCACGATATGCGGGGCAGCAAGTGCCACGAATGCTATGGGACCGGTAGTCGCGGTGGCTAGGGATACGAGAAGCACGCCGAGGAAGAGCGCACACACCCGATAAGCGTTGACATTCACGCCTAGTCCTGACGCCACGCTATCGCCAAACCGAATGGCCCCGAGAGGGCGTACCAGGGCGAGAAGCGCGGGAACTGTGACGATCAGAAAAATCATCAGTGTAATCGTACGCGGCCACGACATATCATCGAGAGAACCAGCGAGCCAGGATGCCGCCGTCTGCGCCTGAGTCAGTGATGCCCGAACTACTAACAGTGAGTTGAACGCCGCAAGAGTCGATCCTACACCAATACCCACAAGCACTAGGCGGAATCCGCGTAAACCTGTATGTCGAGTCAGTAACCACACCGTAATGGATGTTGCGATACCGCCAATGAGGGCACCGATAGCAACTTCTACTGGACCAGAGTCGAAGACGATAATCTGCAGGAGTGCACCAGTTGCAGCACCGTGTGTAAAGCCGATAATATCCGGTGAGCCCAGCGGGTTACCCGAGATTACCTGGAACAGCGCCCCTGAAAGCCCTAAAGCTGCGCCCACAAGCAGAGCTGCCACGATGCGCGCTTCACGCTTCTGTACTAAGACCACTGTGATGCGTTTACCCCGCCCAACGAGGGCATTAATGACGTCCATCGTCGTCACTTTGTATTCGCCCTGTTGCAGCCCCCACAGGCTAAGTGCCACGATGAGAGCGATCAGCACAATGTACAGCGTCAAAACCCGCCAGGGAACCTGCGCCTGAATGAGTCCGCGTGAGTTAAGAACAAGCCTGCCAGCCAAGTCGTGACCGCGCCGTGCACCTCGAGGGCGCGAAGATTCCTGTTTCTGAGTCTTGAGGTTCGTCGCCTTAGTCTGTGTATCTGTCATCAGAGAGCCTCCACCTTACGACGAGTCATCAGGAATAGGAAGAGGGGTGCCCCTGCAAGGGTAGCGATAATTCCTACCTGAGTTTCCTGCGGGTGCTCCGGGGTCGCCATAATAACACGGGCTAAGACATCGGACATGAGCAGCCAGACAGGACCTAGAAGCGCAGAGCCGTAGTTAACCCAGCGTACGTCATTACCCATAATGGCACGCACGACGAAGGGAACCGCTAAACCGACAAATGAGATCGGCCCGATAGCAGCGGTTGCCGCACCTGCAAGAAGCGTTACGGCAAGAAGTGTGAGGTTTTGGGTCCGATATACCCGTACGCCTAGGGATATAGCGGCTTCTTCACCCATACTTAGCGCGTTGATCGAGGGTGCTACAAAAAACGCTAAAAGGAGACCCACGAAGATCACGGGGGCAATAGCCTGTGCGACTGATATATCACGCCCTTCTAAAGACCCGGTAACCCACACACGAAATTCGTCAAAAGCATCTTGGTTCGAGAGCATAAGTCCCTGTGCTACAGCAGCAAGGGCGGCAGAGATAGCCACACCGGCGAGAGCTAATTTAACAATTGAGCCGTCTCGACCACGCCCGAGGGTATAGACGACAGTAGCGGCTATAGCGCCCCCAACAGCAGCGGCAATCATATACTGCCAGATGCCGAGAACACCAAAAAGTACAACAGTGAGGATGACTGCAACGGCGGCACCGGCGTTGACACCCATCAGACCAGGTTCGGCGAGTGGGTTACGGGTGAGTGACTGCATGAGTGATCCGGCAACTGCGAGGGCCGCCCCGCAGGCTATCCCGATGAGTGTCCGCGGAATGCGCTGCTCAAAGATAATGGCATGACTTTCGGGGGTTGATTGCCCCGCTAAGGTTTCTACGATGCTGTCGGGGGAGAGTGATTTTAGCCCAATAGTTAGCGAGGCAAGAATACTCACGCCGAGCAGAACCGCGAAAATAATAAGCCAGGTTATTCGTCGGCCGTTTTTTTCGTTGCGCCCACTTTTCATGGTTCGTGAGGCTCCTGTGCGTTCCAAGGTTACGCTCAACGAGACTCCTTTATTATGTGTGGTCTAAGATACAGTGCTATCAACAACGCTACCGTAAAGGTAGCTAAGACCGCCTTATCTCGATACCGTGTCTTGATCCCTATGGCGTTAGGGTACCTTTGGTTCTTCTCCTGAGCAAGAGTGCCAAACGCGCGTCGCAAAGGAGCGTTATCTCCCCTGCGGCGCGCGCTTATCACCATTGTCTATGGACGCTTCCGAATAATCAGTACAGCAATAGCACCGATAATAGCAACGCCAAGCACAGATACGCCCAACCATGGGAATTCCTGCCCGTACGTTACCGTTGTGTTGCTGGTTTTATGGCTATCTGCCTGTGTCTTTGCGGAGCTAGAGGCCGACGCGCTGCTCTTCGCACTGCTGGATGCAGAGGGGCTGGCGGTCTTCTTCTGTTCGCCCTTGTTAGTGTTCTGGTCGTTTTTCTGATCGGAGGAATCTTTATTCCCGCCCTCGTCAGCCTCAGCGTTCAAACGATCATACTCTTCTTTAGAGATAGGGTTGCCATCAGCATCAAGATAGACGGTCTCTTGCTCAGATGAACTACCGTCCTGTGCCGAGTTACCGCCGTTATCTTCGGAACCATTATTACCCGAACCTTCAGATCCGGCGTTATTGTTGGACGAAGAATCGGAGCCGCCCTTAGAGGACCCTCCGTTATTTGACGAGCCGCCATTATTGCCGCCCCCGTTATCGGATTCTCCAACGGTAAATACAGGGCTCTTATTGGTGGTACCTGGTTCCTGTCCCATCTTTTTTCCGTTGGCATCGTATTTAGCTGCACCGGGCGCCAAAAAACGCAAAGTATGTTCTCCAGAGCCAACGGATTCTGGTAAAACAAAGGATCCGTTCAGATTACCCTTGCTATCAGCCTGTTGCTGATGTACACGACCTTCATCGTCGATCTTGACCGTCACGGTAGAGTTGGGTGGAAAACCGGATAGCGTAAAGTTCACTACTCCGCCGGGAGTCACATGAGGACTTACAGTTGAGCTAGTTCCTGGAGAGTTGTTAGATGCACCTCCGGGTGGGATCGCATTCGCAGCTCCCATCCCCAGGCCAAGACTAAGGGATATTGCCGCGCAGGCAGTGAGCGCCTTTGATACTGTCTTTGTGGTTCGCATGAGTTTCCTCTTCTGTGCGACTAGTGGTAATTTATACCGGTTCCCTCCCCCACCGACGGTGTGGGAG from Rothia dentocariosa ATCC 17931 encodes the following:
- a CDS encoding FecCD family ABC transporter permease, with product MSVTLERTGASRTMKSGRNEKNGRRITWLIIFAVLLGVSILASLTIGLKSLSPDSIVETLAGQSTPESHAIIFEQRIPRTLIGIACGAALAVAGSLMQSLTRNPLAEPGLMGVNAGAAVAVILTVVLFGVLGIWQYMIAAAVGGAIAATVVYTLGRGRDGSIVKLALAGVAISAALAAVAQGLMLSNQDAFDEFRVWVTGSLEGRDISVAQAIAPVIFVGLLLAFFVAPSINALSMGEEAAISLGVRVYRTQNLTLLAVTLLAGAATAAIGPISFVGLAVPFVVRAIMGNDVRWVNYGSALLGPVWLLMSDVLARVIMATPEHPQETQVGIIATLAGAPLFLFLMTRRKVEAL